A DNA window from Timaviella obliquedivisa GSE-PSE-MK23-08B contains the following coding sequences:
- a CDS encoding photosystem II D2 protein (photosystem q(a) protein), with protein sequence MTIAMGRPQANRGVFDVLDDWLKRDRFVFVGWSGILLFPCAF encoded by the coding sequence ATGACCATAGCAATGGGACGTCCGCAAGCTAATCGAGGCGTATTCGACGTTCTCGACGATTGGCTCAAGCGCGACAGATTTGTATTTGTGGGCTGGTCTGGGATTCTGCTGTTCCCCTGCGCCTTT